The DNA window actaatgttaacttgaattttgttaatttgaatactctaacgctttattgatcaatttgtaacaggatggcccctcccacgttgcacctgttgtaccccattctggaggtggagtacgacgaccagcaccgagcacacttcttgagtgacaacgacgcagaggtgtccttgcctcctttgaggccccgcactcacaccagggcgcatcagtgggacgagcgttatacggCGTACATACAACGtgtcggcttcctcgagcttgtccgtgttgtcaaccatggtctttcgccccttgacccagcactacttactgcagctgtagacaggtgcgagtgcattctttgtacgtaaactttcttgtaacaaattggaggcaactaacagtcgttctattcttataacaggtggaggcctaagacccacacgttccacctaccttgtggcgagatgaccttgacgttgcaggatgtgaaggctattttaggccttcagtTGGGGGGACTTcgagtgacagggatagttgacaacgatcactggagggagctagtggctcagtttactagttttcttccaccggacgacgatgcttccaaaaaaaataagtgagtaattcaagcctatttaatacttgcattgctttacaactggcatcgggtctcattttctttgatcaattataggaaaagttccggtgtttcgtcatcctagatcacagagcgctttgagtacttagacccacaagctgaggaggcacagatcgataggttcgctcgagtgtcgctctggcactttcttggtgctttcctcttcccagacgcctcgagcaacaccatcagctggatcttccttgacatacttcgccagccatgggagaacatagcggggtacagctggggcagTGCAGTCTTGGCATGGacatatcgacagctatgcgttgcctgccatcgcacctcaggacatgcgaaccttggggttgctcctacctactccaggtttggtgttgggaacgattgcccgttgggaggccccttaataatggtttaccggtaagtacttcggttcattatattcttccaggcagttagatatgatgagattatttattgctaattcattatcgtgttcaatgcagcaatggaacgggcatgatacactccctacagctctgtatatctggacagaagcacagttagttagagggaatgcgtggcgcaagtacagggagtatacggACAGTCTCGACGtcttgacacagcaccaggttatgctctctatactatcatagcagtgtcttcttcgatgtacactatatcacaacctaacacaattatgaaatttcaggtgttttggtgtccttgggattctccggagctccaggactatctgagtcctatcactagggatgagtcacatGAGTATCGCTAcgatgtccctcttattttcttctatgtggtcgagattcacttgcccatccgggtctgcagacagtttggaagaatgacaggctacccaccaccgctttactccaccaatcaagtattgcacgggtgcgttatcgattaataacaatgctacaattcagaggtgtgtttggtacaactaatatcgttttgttgtaggtttgaccgcaggaagaggtataagaccaaggattggtgcgtgacacacagctcgtacatccatttgtggcagaccagggtaccacatgcggtccttacgggtcctccacacgactagcacaccttcgatgagtacctacggtggcttcacaggtctacgaggacacatatcgaGCCCCCAtacactgacgtggcgattgacgaggactcagaggaagatgtcatcgaagatgtgtacgacattaccactagggaggacacacagctacagagagccccgcttcaaagatacatggtaagatacttgaatggtacagtttgttatccttttggtattaagtatgtgtactaaaactgtccaaccgtgtttctgtacccaaacgacacaattgtcaaggctgtccaacgaagcagcgttccggtttcacgagtctagagggcaggggccaggcgttctcacggcttttgtggaggtaaacataaacttgtccgtttaaaaaatatttctttattgtatatgcgtttgggtaatgaactaactttaacgtctatttatgcagaaggtgaagaagagctgcaggaagctaggtcagaagttgagctgcatggacactccttatgaggaaccgccactccccacgcggtcgggtggcacgtcttcagcctctttgaggacaccagccggctcttctcagccgatgacgcagggtgccacttccacggtgcgtacaccaccacatcatagcactgggaaggaccctgtgaccgaggatgaggaggaggacgatgacgacgacaacGAACCCCTGGGCTTCCACGGACAGCACGgccagtgggacgaatggccgcaggacgagatcggcatgtctcagctaggtggtgccccgtttggcacccaaggagcctcacaggtactaacaaagatagtttgtttcctcacaggtactaacaaagatagtttgtttcaatacataggctccatgaactaatgatcataaagaattaaaagtaatcgtgcgtattaaatacctgcagggtacgagccgtacgcaccgtcgatgcaaccatactgatgttggctacactcccaatgtgttgccaacaaatccgaagagacagaggcgtccgagggatccttacactgttgggtcttagtttgtttaggtcaaacgaatattggcatccgaaacttatggggttatttggttatgttatgtcaaacttatgtcaaaacaatgaaaatattatgtggtagcttgtcaacttgcttcttattcgtttctttgagtcgcggcagcactgccggcgagattaagtaccctgcgttcgggaaccagcagtcccggcgtatctggagaccggtggcaatttttcataattgattagttaaaatggcGCATAACCATATTATGAAAGACAAAAAACTAATCATTggtttatcaaattctctattcggccgtgaaaaaaactcaacaaaatacgggcgcgacgcgtttcgattctaccatccaggtagcccgggtcagcggcaggcgcagcggccaggtggtgtggctgctcgtgcggtatatttggtccagccgcgccacgcaATACGGCGCGCCACTGCCGCGCCAGGGTCGGTGGCGCAGCAAGACCCGCCACTTCAGCGGTCCCCCCGGCCagcccacgccacgtcagccctgtgccgcgccaccatgcatggcgcggcataggcatttggccgcaccagggcaataggcgtggccaaaagtgttagttttaaaaaaccgacagtgttagatttaaaattatattaaaaaaagggttaaaattaaaaaaattccaatagaacaacatggtcattcaagaccttcatctgtactcttgtctcctcccttgcctccttccttaccctctcctcctctaacgccctccgtctctctaatccccatttgtcaagcccaacatcgatcgggttacgaatactgtgttgtctagcaaactcacacatctagtttttgtgatgtttaacgaataggttgacgtagccAGGTTCATATCCCCTCttctgtgcaattacttgcctcccctttagttcatccaagaacttagcttgaccatcataacattctcacctgcatttcctagtgctcagtttaaacgaaaaattatatcatatatgtcttaacaaaagaaacaaaatacgatttcatgtttaccataaaaaataaccaacctcattatagtcaaccatatggccgcaataatggcctattccaagcaccgaagggactagaccgtagttggatttaacaccacattcgcacttgactggaggtgctttataaattaacctttctttcttatttttctttgcctttggtggctccagccgttgattcttaggaccatagagccactcattgaaacCACACTTCGCAAATCTATAATgctacaagagaatacattagtacacgcacacatatagagataaacatttaaacagatacacttttCACTTACTTTGTGTGTTGTTCGGACACGCAAACTCTaatgtattctcagggtttatcacagctcgatctccgcattcgCACAGAGGGGGTTCCTCGTGTCGTCTAACTGAGGCTAgctgcttctccttagccgtcattggggggggggggtttaaGAGGTGGAACCCACTGctggaagtgctcacgtggatgtctccctctacactaatcgtcgaaaaggaggtatctaggatcaaacttgtctgcaccgtcgatccactgaaagaaaaagcacgtctcatgggcctacacaacaagatttcaacaaaatattagtagcctaattacacaaatgaagaaaaaaagatagtggaaataattacttacattaaaacgactgcatgtgtagaagtaacgcgccgctgtgtctcgatgtctcgattgaaacacgtcggccgggaaaccacagtcacagttagggacagggaggtcaggagggacgggagcatctttgctagacgcgtcggggtataattctcgaggacgaccccgttgtcgccaaaactcctcccgatacatttctagcatctaacaaaacggttgtaatttaacaaacaaaaatcaaaacatcacaaattaatgtcaatgagaaccatttgcattacaacaaataaaatataacctacactttggtgcaaactctatcttaAATGCAAACAagaaaactatataaaaactatactttggtcaataaaaaataaaatttggtacatcaacagtttgtccatatatttattcacatataaaagttgagatgcaaactcaaacaagcaaaattcTTATAAAAATTGACCTTAGAATACATGGTAATCTTAATTCTAACTAAGCGATTAACTTTAATATTGACAAtcctaatccttcaatccaacgttctaacgaactcatattttccTCCATATCCTAACTACTCGTTAAAATCCTTCGATCCACCGTTGAGTCTGAGGaggagcttcattaccttgacaaggccgaggaggagctttgGGGAAGGTAGGGAGGGTGCGACCAGCGGCtgccggcggcgggcgcgggcgaaGGGCACGTGAAAGGGAAAGAAATGAAtgaagagaaagagagagctGCGTTGCGAGCCTTTACTGGGGCCTGTTGCGCCGTGCACGATGGCGCATTTGTGCCGCGCCGTGATCTGTGGCGCGACAGAGCTGGGCCACGTCACCGGTCGCTGCTACGGTGACAGCCTGGCTGCGCCGCTATGCATGGCGCGGTAGAGTGGTTTGGTCGCGCCGTGCAAATAGGCGCGTCCAAAAGTGTTAAGTTTTAAAGAAAAAAATGTGTTAGTTTTAgaaatagtttaaaaaaatgttaaaaataaaaaaaaatgcggGATGGGCGACGGAGGAGTTACCGAGTTGCCCTGTTGGGCACAGCACGGACACCATCGTCCGGTCGGTTCCCCTTGCCGCTTGCCCCTGCATTCGGAGAGTGAGCAGTCGAGCTGTGCTTCCTGCCTGCTACTCTGTCGTTGTTGTAGACCTCAGGTTCAACCGTTCAGGTCTGGCAATTGCAAGCAAAGGAGTTTGTTTCAAAAAAATTGCAAGCAAAGGAGCGTGGTGTTGTACTAGACCGAACGAATGAACGATACTGTGCGTGCGTCGGTGTAGGTGACAGGAACGCGACGCTGCTTCCATGCATCGAGAGAGAGGGGTGCAGTGCAGATCGGGGAACGCGACGCCTGTGGACATGCGCATCCGTCCGTGTCGATTTCCTGTTGGTGTTGCCCCATCTCCTGCGCCAGATTTGTGCGTTTGTGTATGCCACATCGTTGCCACTACAACTCTTCTGTATTTCCAGTCCACACGATCACAGCCACGAACGAAAAGAACCTCCCAATGCAAGCTGCTGTCTCGGCACGTGTTTACAGTTCTCGGTTGGGAATCACGAGGCCATCGAGCTACGGACGCTGAGTAGTCAGTAGTAACTGACCTGGATCGTGCATGCGTTGCGTCGTGGGGTAACCAACCGGGTAAGGGCAGAGCAGAGTTCCTTTGGTACTATGCGCTTGTCTTTTACAACGACACCGTGCCAGCAGAAAGATGCATTGCTCTAATGCTCTGTCTCATCGGGGCCTTGTTGGCCCTTTGGGGCTTGGACATGGAGTGGAGTGCAGGGGTGGGTTAAAAAGCAGCTGGAGGAGCGAGCCCACTGCGGCTGTGCTGTGCCCCTGACCGACTGACCGGCTGACCCAACCTGGTCCAAATGTCTAATCAATCACAATGATGTCGCTCTTAGGTTTTCCTTTGCTTCTTGCAGATACAGAGATTCGGCATGGCTCTCGGCTCATCTGCTGGCCAGTGGCCGCCTTGCTAGGTCAACGTTCGCTCACAGTGTGGACTAGTCGTTGTTAGTACATGCGAAGCTTTTGTGTCGTGTTTTCTTTCGTTTGAGGCACAAGTCAGTTTGCCGTGTGTCAAACTCGTTAATTGCGAAAGGTTACTTTTACGGCATGTTTAGAATAAGAGTAGGATAGAAAAGCAGAGCAATAAAAAAACATATATGAATCGAAAAAAATAGGAGTAGTGCTAAAACATAGGATAAGAAAAATACAAGAAACTAATAGGAAGATTTTGTGGCCGGGAACGCAGGAATTCACAATGGCGCTTACTCAAGTACAGGTGCCCGCACGTCATGGAGCGGATACCTTTTTGTGCATATAAATTTTGTGGCCGGGAACTCTTACCTGTACACATTCTCAGTGTGTTTACGCATCAGATATACTAGTGCCTAGAAATATTGTATATTCCCCTTTTtttaggtttgtcctaagtcaaatatttttaactttgaccatcaATTAATAAAATCATGTAATTcactggccccgttcgctggtctgaaacttggctaaaactggctgaaaaacactgttccggctgaattgttgtgagagaaaaacactgttccggctgaaaaaagaagccgaataaaccgaatatggggtaagccgaacagggcatCATGTGAactatatattatgaaaatatttctCATAGTGAATCGAAAAACACAATGCTTATGTTGTTAGCCTAtacattttttttgaaattaATAGTTAAAGTAAGGAATGTTTGACTTAGAACCTAACATGACATGTAAAAGTTAGTTCCAATTTTCTTCTAAATTTGTTATCTATGGTCCTCTATTTAGAGTTGCTTGAATCTTATTTGTTTAAAATAAATaaggggctcttgcgtttgtaccattgttttgtatcgaaattatgattttgcccctattttttttgactttgtgaatttacccctactgtgccattcatgaagcaccagtttgcccctgctccgtcatccacccctaacggtgttaaactttgtacaaaatgaCATAAATGCCCATGTaattttgcccctgtttgttatgcctaattgtgattttacccttatttggaattagactttttttattgtatgctgacaattgattaaatttggtcaaacatatttggcataacttgcaattatttgaactcagatttaatatagataaatattcaaaattttgggatCAAAAGGTTCATAATGCTGGGATGGGAGATTACATAAGATGCTACAGAGATCGATTCATATGTAGACAGTGGACTGGACTCCGCCGTGTTTCCGTGTGTTCTGGTCTCATATTAGTTCCTGTATAGCAGAAACCAGATGTAAATGATCACGCTGCACACATACGCCTCTCCATGTACAAGCTAAGGCTAGGATCATCAGCGACTCTAGCTTTCAGAGGCTTTGGTCTCTGCTCGATGCCGCCGCGTCCAGCGTCGGCATAGCCCTAGACGCTACCGCCTTCTCCCGGTGAAACCTCCTGAAGTCGGCGCCGAGGCCGACGTCCACGTCCCGCTTCATCTTCTCCGCCAGCCTCGACAGAACCTGCATTGCATTACTTGGCTCCAGCTTTCAGGAATCAGAAGAGTACTGTTTTGGATGCCAGGCGAGGCGAGAGCTACTGAGCTAGGTACCGATTCGGCACCGCCGCGCAGGATGGTCTCTGGCACGAGGCGCAGGGGCGGCGGCAGGACGCAGGTGATGGCGATCTCCAGGTGGCTAAACGCTCCCTCTGGACAGAAAGAATGATGGCAAAATTATACCAGATGTCCTTCCCGAAATGAATGGATAAGAAAACATGTGAAAGTTGATGAGAACGAACTACAGCCACATCGTTACTGGCAGAGAAAAGTTGCTTATATAATATACTAACATTAAAGTATTTTTCTCGACAGAGCAGCAGCAATTCTAGTGAGTGTTCCAACCAAACAAAAATGTTGTACAGACATGCATCACCTCTCGGCAAATGAATTTTTCTCAGATAAGAGTGACTACCAAATAAAAAGTCTGTGGTAGTAAAGCATACTTATTTACATAGTGAACATGCAAAACAAATTCAATGAGAGGTTATTCTAAGATTTAGTCTCTTCTAGATGTTACAATGCACCACATTCAGTTATTCAATTCACAAAACCTCACTGTATCAGAGAACAAATAGCATAACATCGAATAACGAAGGCTGCATCAGAAAGGATATCACTTTACACACTTAACTCTGTCCTTGGGGTTTTATTCATAAGGAATGTGACAAATTCCAACACACTCCCCTATGGATAAACAGATTTGTTCATTCATTAGTCACAATGTACCAGTATCCAAGCATGGCACACTTAGCTGACAAAATGATTGATCATAAACACTAGGCTTCTACAATACAGTTCATCGTAGAAAAACCATAGCACACAACAAAGAAGAGCACATCACTATTTGGTACATCACCATTACTAGCGATACAGAAGAAGAGTAATCGACCTTGGAAAATCTTGGGGTGCCGGTCACCCACCGCCTTCCCAGTCCCACCCAAGGTGACGTGGAGGATGGAGACGTTGTCGCCGACGACGGTCGTCTCACCGATGACGACGCCGGTGGCGTGGTCGAGGAGGATGCCCTTCCCGACGACGGCAGCGGGGTGTATGTCGACGGCGAAGACGTCGGCGACGCGAGACTGGAGCGCGAGGGCGAGGGGCCGGCGCTGCTGCTCCCAGAGCACGTGCGCGACACGGTGGGCCTGGATGGCGAGGAAGCCCTTGTAGTTGAGGAGGCAGTGGGAGAAGCCGACGCAGGCGGGGTCGCGGGAGCGAGCGGCGAGGAGGTCGGCGACGACGGTGGTGCGGAGGGACGGGTGCGCGGTGAGCGTGGCGAGGAAGAGGTCGTAGAGGAGCGTGGAGAGGAGTGTGGAGGAGCAAAGCTTGTTGGCGAGGTGGAAGGAGAGGGAGCGGGGCAGGGACGGGTGGGACAGCACGGTGGCGTAGAGGAAGGAGGCGAGCGCCGGCTCCACGTCCGCGTCGCGGCAGGCCTCCGCCTTGATATGGGTCCACACCCAGGTCTCATCATCCTCCGACTCCGGCGGCGGGTACGCCGGCACCACCTCCGCGGGGAGCGGTGTTGGCGAGTGGGCCGTGCTTCAGTCTAGGATGGGGAGATAAGGATAAGGGGCATTATAGTCATTTAGCCCTTGCTTTTCAGATTTGGAATTTTTTTAATTCGTTTAATCCATGTTAATATGACGGACGTGAGAAGCAGGGGCAAACGGACCATTCAGTTTAAAATAAcaagggtaaaaacacaaagttaaaaaagtaggggcaaaatcacaattggctTACTGGACAAGGGTAAGAACACTATTATCCCAATAAATAATGATCATGATTACCAGCAATGAAACAATAGATGACATTTTTTAGGAAAAATTGATACTAGTTTCATGTTTTTTATTTAAATAAATTAATTAGGATTTTTTAGTGACCATACGACATTTTGATTATTTTAAAAACATAGAAGTCACCTATACGAAACCAGCaaaagtgtaaggaaaatggaccattggccaatttactttggattttggtgtttgatgaccaacacaatcaaattggactaataaatttgcaagtgtttgttttgtagttcaatagggtgcaagacgtgacttggatgaaggcgacgtgatgatctgatgatcaacacctcaagcaagaccttagaagcacaagtgaagacccaagatatcaagcaaagtccaagcatgaagattggaaccaagccgtacgcaagatcgcgaagaaacgagctcactgtggtgaccagtcgctagaccggacgctggacaagcgaccggacgctgcgaccggacgctgagtggagaCTCGGCAGAcaagacgctggcggcaaccgaccggacacagggcatcagcgtccgatcgagtacagagaggttccaggtgcgcgaaactgcgaccggacgcgtccggtggcaggcgaccggacgctggcagcaaccGACCGgtagttcgcggctgcaacggtcgggacgaccggacgcgtccggtcaggacgattcagcgtccggtcagtagcagaattgcgggagttcgaccccaacggctactttctcagtggggcttataaatacaacccccaaccggccattttaggtgtgtggagctgaggaaacataccaagggtgttgatacaccattttagtgatctccacttgcatagtgcttagtgtttcatcaggtgattagcgtaggtgctttgcgaagtgcttaggttgattagaccactgcttatgcgcttgctctaggtgtatgcctagtgttagtgaggtttgcatacctcttgccaccccgtgcttgcgagcacaagagttgtacatcggaggggcttgaagtcttgcgagatcgcaccaaccgcgtttgtggtgcggccgccaccgtgtaccaaagggaacaaggcccgcggcgtttcggccgaaaacttgatagtgaagacggcagggagcatccaggagaggcttgccggaaggcacatcggagacccacttgcgcgtggggaaggcccgaggctatccacggagttacccgaccgggagcttggcccttgcgagggattccttgcgaggggctccaacgaggattagagggaagcttgcgcgcttctcgatacatcagtaaaaataccggagtcgtcgatgggagtttgcatatctctaccttgctctttaagcttccgcatttacattgatcacattattatcatttgcggtagagatagcaacacactagcaaaaccgtagttgcacatctagatagattatcttttgcatagattttgctagaggtagaaaaagaggaaatagtttagagttagatttttaagttgcctaattcaaccccctctTAGACGTCCATGTGTCCTACACAAAGGATTAAATTTGTTCAGTTTTGCAAGTCCAAGGGTGTTGGTTATCCGATATCAGAGCTTGAGGTTGAAAATTGGACTCACGTGCAAGGGGCGGAGCTTGGTTAAGGCCAAGTTGAAATACGGCACCCCCTGCCCAATGCAATTTCCCCTCTgctaaatagtatttttctactATTCATTCATGATTAGTACTCGATTATAGAGATTAGCCCCTTCTGATACTTCGATCAAGCTCCACCACTAGACGTGCATATTTGGAGGTTGTCATTTAAAATATGTTTATTATGATCTAAACAGAAAAAACATACCCAACACATTTGTAATTCAGGTAGATTAGatatatattattacatatatggaCTGTTTACTCCATATCAGAATGGAAAACGTTCTTCCTACAGCTGAATATGTGTTGTAAGAACCGGGAGACATTTCTTTCTTGTACTTGAACCTTTAGTAACAACAATTCTACCTACAGATTACCGAGATAATCATCCTTACAAAGCACGAGGTACGGCATCCTACGAAGAGGCTAGCCCAACTAAAATGAGATACAATAGCTTCTTTATGTTCTAACATTCATCCCAATACATTATCTTCATTTTATTCCGTATTGTAATCCCtaataaaataaaatagctctATGAGTAGAAGCCCTTGTCATGATGAACCCTACAATGTACCTGTGACGAGTATATAAGGGGTCATTTGACAGGGCATTCTGGAACAGATTCTCCATGATAATTACTCCTCCCCAGCCAAACAGTTAAGGCCCTCCACAATGTGGAGTGATGTCTTACAAAAATTAGGCCCCACGGTTAGGATTTTGGCATCACTTCAAAGGCCACAGTGTGGTGAGGGACCTAGCATCACTAGCGAACCCACATGATATGATATTAATTAAAAAACCAAAGACAACACTCATTCATCGTCTTCCTTCCGTTCCTTCTCGTAGTacagactctctctctctctctctcccctccatTAGAAAAACAAAGATAGCACCAGCTCAACTACTTGCGCCGCTCCCATTTTTTCTAGTGTAGGCGTCGGTAGTTGTAGTGTGTTGAGTGATACTTCATCTTTCTCTCTATATATTAGGCACCACTTAAGCCACACGCTGTGGATGGACTAACGGACCCTTTGGCACCGCTCCCAACGCACTCTCACACGCCCCAGTTCCCGCTCCCCCATTGCTCCCGCTCCCTCACGCTCCATACTTAGAGTGGTGGCGTTTGGCAGGACTCCCACGACAATTCCAGCTCCCAACCACGGAGAGAAAGAAGAAGGTGGGCTAGATCTCAGCGACGAAGAAAGAGAGCGGCGAGCGAAAGAGAAGGGCAGCTTGGATCTCGGGGCGACAACGCGCTCGGGGCTGTGTGGACGGGAGGGCGCTCGTCGGTCCCAGCGACGACCACACCTCCTTCATTGACGGCCGAACAGCACAGGCAGCGAGATCCAAATGTGGAGACGACAGAGAGGAATGCGAGCGGCGTCGGCGGCACGAGTGGAGAGATGTGCATGTGGGGAGCTGGTTTTTTCTGCTCCCCGCCCGTAGTGCAAATAAGGTGAAGCCAGGAAGTGATTATTGGCCGGAGCTATACGGAGCAGGAGCGTTTGGTGGCGCTCCGCTACTTCTCGCGTGGAGCAGAGCGGTAGAAGCATTTCGAGAGGGGCCCTATCTAAGGGGGTTGTCGGGGACCAAATACCAGGGTACccgaaagaggaggagctaataaccgtcaacgttgatggttctgaacaggacaagagcacgactacacctcttgcccgACCTCCAGggattggctccgcctcgtccgacccctaagggttggctccgcctcgtgcGACCCCTAAGGgccggctctgcctcgcccgaggtctGAGGgccggttctgcctcgcccgaggtctGAGggctgggctccacctcgctcgacgtctaaagggctggctccgcctcgtccgaggtCTGAGGGCCGGTTCTACCTCACCCAAGGTCTGAGggttgggctctgcctcgcctgacgtctaaaggctagctctgcctcgtccaaggtctgagggctggctccgcctcgcccgaggtctGAGGgccaggcttcgcctcgcccgacgtctaagggctggctccgccttgctagAGGTCTAAGGGCCGGTTCTGCCTCGCACGAGGTCTGGGGGCTGACTCGTctgcgcgctgctccttcataactaa is part of the Miscanthus floridulus cultivar M001 chromosome 9, ASM1932011v1, whole genome shotgun sequence genome and encodes:
- the LOC136480261 gene encoding probable serine acetyltransferase 1, with protein sequence MDRYSALIDMLSATPDYMEKDPATAVVREHMQYHDKKAATAHSPTPLPAEVVPAYPPPESEDDETWVWTHIKAEACRDADVEPALASFLYATVLSHPSLPRSLSFHLANKLCSSTLLSTLLYDLFLATLTAHPSLRTTVVADLLAARSRDPACVGFSHCLLNYKGFLAIQAHRVAHVLWEQQRRPLALALQSRVADVFAVDIHPAAVVGKGILLDHATGVVIGETTVVGDNVSILHVTLGGTGKAVGDRHPKIFQGRLLFFCIAKGAFSHLEIAITCVLPPPLRLVPETILRGGAESVLSRLAEKMKRDVDVGLGADFRRFHREKAVASRAMPTLDAAASSRDQSL